The DNA segment ttatttactatataaatttttttattaatttttgatAAAAGTGTTTCatgttatcatttttttattgaattattaatatttatatacataaatattaaaaattatttgtaTAATTTTCTAAAGATTCTTGTCAATATATACGATTACATGTGTTTTTATCTCATATTTGTTTTTAGAAATGTTGACTCTACGAtttgatatttaaatttaaaaataaaaaaaattataaaatataaaatgattatttatttattttataaatataagaagTGACATATGGGCTAAATAAAATtaccatcaatcgcttctttaatCCTAAATCCTAAATTTTAACGTTACGAAAATGAGACTGAGAGTGACTGTGTTATGTGGAAAACTGAGTGTTATATGTATGATAAAAATGTCAACCAACCAACATAAACTGACACAAATTAAGGTATTTCCTTTCCTCAAATACTTTTGGAATATCTCAAGACTTGCAAAACAAACTACACTATACCCAATTGGTAAAGACCTTCCAAATAAGCAAACTCTGACCAATAAACAAACTCACTCGGACGATATAAAAATCCATGCTAACACCCGCGGCTCATCACAAGTATGTCCTTTGCTTacctacaaattaatgaacccgttGCATACCATCAATCCAAATGGCACAGAAACAAAATGTGCCATCAGACATGACATCCTTTGTTGAACCTTTGTATCAGTACCACCTTACCTCGATGAACACCAGACCAGACTGACCAACACGAACCGAACCGACAATGACAGCGACGCAACTCTCCTGGCTGGAACCGTTTTCTAGCATGCCAGAAGAGGACAACCTTCTGGTCTCCAGAGAAAGAACCTGCAATTCTAAGCACAATAAAATCTTTTAAGGTGATCATCAGCCCTTCGGTATTATGGATGTCACCTGGCATTGTCACCGTACCAATTCTCAGCTGAAGTTGAATCCACCAGAAGGAACTGTGTTCTGGCCACTGTTTCCAAACTGAAATCCAGTTTGAGCAGCATCACCCGTAGGCATTGCATCGTCTTCCTCCTCCAGCCAATATGTCTCGAGAATCTTCACAGCTTTCTCATAGATCTCGGTGTTATCATGGCTCTGAAGATTCTCGATCTTCTCCAAACCCTCAGCTTCATCAATCAGCTGAGCATACAAATTCACGGCTCCAGTAGCACCCAAGTTCTTCTCCGCTTCACCAATCTTCAAGATATTTTCGAGCCCTTCCAAGCAAACAGTTACGATCCTGGGGTCTGGACAAACCAGGAGATCGCACAGGGGCTTTATACAACCCTGGCCAACTAGATACCTGGTTCAACAGATAAAAACCAATTAATCTAGGAGGACATCAACCATGTACAAACTTTAAAAACGAACAAAAATATTAGCAAACAGAAAAGCTATCATGCACATACTTTATCTGATCATGAGTACCACCGGAAGTTGCATTGGAGATAGCCCATGCTGCCTCTTTCTtgatatcaaattctgcagtctgCAGAAGATGGACTAGTGGAGCAATAATACCAGCAGCTATCACAGCCTGCATTTAATTCAATTGAGATATATGGGATTATGCTGATACAACATTTAAGGAAGTTGAAATGAGAGAATCAAACTTGCAATACTGTGCATTACTGTTCTGATACCATTTATAAATACCAAGAAATAATGCACATGCCAAATAAATTTAAGCTTTATCTATTTCATCAAACATACCTGAATTTGCTCCTTGTTCCCAGCTGTGATATTTGATATGGTCCAGCAAGCTTCCTTCTTGATGCTTTTCTTATGATTGTGAGTCAAGAGGTTCAGAAGACAAGGAAGTGCTTGGTGGTTGATAACATACTGTAATGAAAACCACAAGTTATACCATTAGAAAGTAACGAGAAAATTGGGATATAGTGCAACCATCTCAAAGAACAGCATGAAGTATATTCAAATACAAAGAGCAAAGATACAGAATACACAAAATGAAATAAAACATATAATACATAATGATAAGATAGAGGAAAATAAATCATCATATGCATGCATATACTTGTCAAGTGTAAATTGGCATAAATTAATTTCAATCATTCATTGACAAAAGTTCAATCAAtttgtgaaattttttttaacaGTGACTTCTTCAATCTCTTAGGAAACTTAAGAAGAAACAACATAAAAGTGAAAATAAGTCACTCATTTAACCAAGTGCAAAAAATTCTGTCGAATCAATTATAACTTACATATACACATGTAGAAAGCAATCTAGGCAAACTATGGTTGGTGTATCTCTAATCCCTTACAAAATCCTAAGATCCTTGAATTTAAAACAAAAATTCACTTTATAAAAGTGATATTTTCCTTGTACCTTCATCCTTAGTAGTAAGTACCTTAAATCATGGAGGGCATCACCCACTTTTTTGCAATCCAGATACAAAATCTTATTCCAACATTTCAGACTATAAAAAACTCGACTCTTCTATGataactcatcaaaataccaaaatTTCAGCATTTGGCTGCTTGACACTTCAtagtttacttttaatttttctcATGTCAATCTATTGACAagtaagaaacaacatatacaatgattgggaaaaaaaaatttttaattatcggTTTGATAAAggataagatgaaaaaaaaaatcgtttTAGATGATATGAGCATATGCTTAGAAGACCTCCGAATATAACAATCAGAAGAggtaaaatgattaatgttagtagtacgagaagaaataaaaaaaaaacctaaaatgatcttaatagaaactataataaaaatttaaatactttaaacttaactaaacatatgactttttatagatCTCAACTATAGCAAAAGACTCGTGTagctgatcccaaatagttgggacttatgactttgctgttgttgttgttgtcaatCTAATGACAAAACACTATTGTTAAATTCAATGTTCAAAAATTAGTTTAAAAGAGCACCTCAATGATGACGGAATTTGACATCCCAGGTTATAAAATCTAACAACTACGGACACTACACcaccaaaataattaaaaaaaaacagaaagatACATCCGAATTTAATCCCGCATCTGATGTGGGAGGAGAATTGACTAGAGCTACATGAGCTTGCTATTCTTAATTTTGGCTTAAGTGTTTTCGGGCATTGGTTTCAAGCCTATCAAGTTAATAAGTCATTATTGCGTCATGGATCAAATTAATAAGTCAACTGAAATACTGCTTTCTTCATAATAGAAGAGAGAAATGAATTGACATAATCAGCAACAAAATTTCCAAAAGTTGAAAGATAAAAAAGTTATAGTCTATCTTCAACTTGGGTAACACTAATTACTAGTTAACAACTTGTAGAAtttctaattttaaatatattttcattgaTTTCCTGGTATGTGTTTTCAATTATAATAAGGATGAGTTTCAAATCCAAAATTCAGACTCCACACTGAATACACAATTACAGAATGCATCTATAAGAATTATTGTCAACACAATGTGTCATGTGACATGAAAGAGATTAGAGAACCCAACCAAACTTAACATCAAACATGTCAATGTAGAACATGACATCTTTGATCTTGGACATGCCACCAACTATTATGTGGCCATAGGAATGTCCTAACTATTGTCATTTTTTCTTATCACGGTTTATAAATATATTGCTTGCATTAGATCATTTGAGTGATGAACACAACGAATTGATATTACCCATACCCCACACAAAACATTGAGTCCATCATGAGAATATTAAACATATCTTAATTCCAAGGTGCCAAACATTCACTTCTCGAACATAGCAAGAAATAACAACGATACATGTACCTCAACAAAAGATTTCTTTGTTTATGCATTTCAAAATCATGCAGGTAAAGTAACTTCCAATTAGCAGATCATAATTTTATTAGTTACTCGTGTATGATGCCATTCACAAAGATCTCGTACCACATGCACAAGCTACTGGCATCACCAAGATATGAGTGTCAACCAAATGAAATCTTAAATGTGTCTACTTTCATCAAAGTAAGTTGCAAGATAGATCTCACTACCAAGACAACAACAATACAACAAAACAAGTAATGCAAAGCATACAAAATTCAAAAGACTATGTAGCATACCTGTGTCTGGACATCATCTCCCGTGACGATATTACCAACAGTTCGAAGCGCTGGAATAAGTACAGAAGGAGAAGGATGGCTGCCATAAAAAAAACATTAAAACATAAAAAACCAAAAAATAACAATTATAGAATAAAATTACTAGACACATACAGAAGAAGCTCCACAAGACGTGGACAAACACCAGCCTCAAGTACAGCTTGTATTTTGTCATTGGTACCATCAGACAGATATGACAGCGCCCAACATGCATCTGTGAGCACTTCCTCATCATTTAAATGGATTAGCCGCTCCAGGGCTGGAAGAGCAGGTTTGACCTGCTcaccataaaaataaataacgcTTAGCGCAAACATGAAATGAATTGGGAGAACATGAACAGTACACTAACACAGCACTTAGTATTAACCTGCTCAAAGGCTGGTTGTGGCTTTCCTCTGCAAAAGTTTGACAAGGTCCATGTGGCATTCCTTAACATGGAGAGTTTGGCATGCTCGTTCAGCTGTTGCAGAAGTGGGAATAATGCCCCACTGCTAAGGACAAGATCTCGGCATCTTGGGGAATCACCAGCCACATTTCCCAAAGCCCATACCGCCTAATTATCATACAATATATCAGCTAATTTTTCGAACACAGAACACAAAGCAATAGAAATAGAGGCACCAAACACATACACACAGGCCCCCATGAGTAACATCATTTACCTGCTCGCGGACATCATCACTTGGGGAACTGAGAAGTTTAACAAAAATGGGCACTGCTCCATGATCTATCACAACCTTGGTGTTCTCAGAAGTGCCAGAGGCAATATTGGTGAGTGCCCAAGCTGCTTCAAACTGCCACATGCCACCACAAACAATAATGAAAGAACAAACTAAAGCATAGCAGCAAGAAAGATCACCATCAAGTCGATTTGGCTTTGGCAGAAGAAATACCAACCTGAAGTTGAGGATAATCTTCCCTCTTCAGAAACTCCACAAATCGAGGAACAACGCCCGATTGTATCACCTCCTCGATCGGAGGGCTCCGTTCTGGTGAAACAAAACAACTAATCAGTACAATTGACACGTAAAACAATTCAAAATGGATAACAATATTTGGgatgaaaagaaaattataagaGGTGGAACAGCTAAACATTACAAATTTCCTGATCAAAATAATACCTATCGAGAGCAATTTACGGAACTGCGTGGTGGCTTCTAACTGCAGAGTGCTATCATCAGAATAAACACCCGCCACCATCGCGGGAAGACTTTCCAACTGCAAATCACCAGACCAAAGAGCAATGTGAGGAAATCGTGAGCTCCGAACCCGAGACCTTAACCTTCGTACCAGTAATCATATCGATCCGGACGAAAACCCTAAAACCCCATAGAAATCGAAAACTCGGGGCGGAAATCACCTTTTTCTCTATGGTGGAGGTGTGGGTCGTCGTCTGGGGAAGGGACAGCGCCTGCATCCCTTCCCGCCGCTTCTTCTGCAGGCTCTCCTCCCGCCGGTTCTTGCGGATCTCTACCATGTTGTcctccctccgccgccgcccctcCTCCGCATCGACGGCCACCTTGTACTTGTTCCGGCGGACCTCCGCCCTCTCGCTCGGCCTCAGCGACATCCTCCTTCTCCGCCGCGCACGCCTTCCGCAAAGCGAGAGATCGAGCAAACCCTAGGAGACGGGGAGAAGGCGAACCCCAAATCCTAGCGGAGCCCGAAAGGAATAATTAGAGAGGAAAATTCGAGGAAGAGGAGATCATTTTATAGACTCAAAGTAGGTGTGGGTCCGTTCAAAGGGAGGACGAGGAAACCCTAGATTcgaaataaaatttcaaactagGACGACGCTGGAGATCGACACCCACTTCTCGACCGAAGGCATGCGCCGCGGGCTCCACTAAATTCGTGGTAACATGCAGCTGGGTGAGCACCAAGAGTGTCTTTCGGGAGACCCTTCGAATCGGACACGGGCGTAGAGGTGGCGCAGCATACCACGAGCAGGAGGTTAAGTAAAAGCGAACCGGTCAATGTGGCGCTTTACGAGTGGACGAGACGTGGGTCCCTTTTGCCATGTTTACCGTGGTATCGTTATTACGAGAGTTCCGAGTAGTAACGCACCGTTAGAATGACGTGCGTACTGACGATACGTTTGAATTTACATACAAGAAAGGCACCTGGAGTTACTCTTGATCACGAGAATGCCACTCTCTGTTCGTGGCATGACGGAGACCGTTGGATGGAGAGCGGTTCGATAGCACAGTCGATCATGCCCGTAACTTCTGCCTGCCTCGCTTGGGGAAGGTATGATGAGTTGGACGAGTAAGCTTGTTTCAGATGGCTCGAACCCGGTTTAGGTTTTACCTAACCCGGCCTAGTTGAACCAAACGCCATGTTTGCTCACATCCAAATCCAAACGCCATCACCgtatttgatataatatatatgtatatatatatatataatattattcaattataaataATATGCATGCAAATTTTCTTATAGAATCAATCGATAATGGTTTACTCACATAGAACATCTATAAAACTTGTAAAATTTAGGGTCACATCAAATAATTATTATACCATCCAACTAaatgattaataaaattaattagataTTGAAAACATATGCCAAGTAGCTAAATTCACTatcattgtttttttttattatgacaagaaATTGTCTAACAACTATCAAAGcttcttttttatgtttttgtttttgCCCCACTACAGTTTGATTTATATTCTTTGGCTTTATAGGGAAAAAAAGGAAGTATTTGTCCTTTAAATTTTACCATTGTATATAcactagaagaatagccaagactaGTATTGTGGGAAAGTATAACTTTCCATGTAGCTTCCATGCATAGCATTTCCTGCTTAACTTTGATATCTTTCCTATGCAAAAATAAATTCCGTGATAGAAAAACTATTCTGCCACTTACGATGCTGCGTCGCATCGTATATTTGAAGTCGTCTGCAAAGATTCAGCCCGTCATCGATCTAAAATACGCTTCCCGGCAGCCACCGTTGGGCGTTCCGCCGCAGGGTGTGTATTACTGCATGCATCCTCCACTGAGCAGAATCAAACATGGAGTTGAACATTTGATCGTACTACTGTATCTATACAGAGATGGATGTAATCTGCAAGCATCCTCCATTGAGCTATAAAAACAACATGGTTTGATGGTGTTGCTGCATGCATTTCAACAGCAAAACATGAATCGAATATAGTTTCAGTAGATGAATACCACCTCATAATGATGTCAAAGAAGATTAGAAGAGGAATCTCTCAGCTGATGCTCCAGTCTCGGCAAAGGCAGTGAACCTTAGCGAGGGCTGCCATATAGTCATCCGATCTGAGGCAAGATGAATCAGATAGCCATATTAGTGAATGATAACCaaaaatatatatgcatgtaATATGAACTAATCTGGAATCATTATGAACCTTGATCCATATGGGCACTGGCATGCTGCAACAATTTGAAGCTTTGCCGCATCCATATCATTCTATATATGCAAAAACATAAGTCCACAACACAAGTCTATGCTGTAGCATAGAAGACTAAGCACTGATATAAACACCTTGCACATTAGTTCCTCCACCAACTCAATATTTGCGGTCACATTTAAGTTCTTGGATACATTTAACGAAGTTTATGCTGAGGTTCTATCAGTTATTATAATTGTAGACATTTTATACAATATCAGTTGTCTGGTTGAATGACATACCAACCTAGAGCTGATTGTATCCAAGTTATAATATCGATCATTCTTGTCCAAGATCTTATCTTGTAATACTATCTAATTGTCGAGGTCCATGGGTTCCCAAAAGTGCTAAAAAGAAAAGGCTTCCAATGATAACATTATTACATTTCTAGATCTTAGCTCTAAATATCATGCATCGTGGATATTATTTGACCATAGTCAGATGTTTGaaatcaatcttctttttaaaaaagaaaatgattttaTAAAATGACATGGTTTCTCTAAGATGAATCCTCATATCCTTGTAGGCAGTTAATAGACCATAAAATTGGGGAAAGAACATTATGTTATGGTTTTGCAGGACTACTGGTTTCTTTGATATGGTAACGCTAATTATATAAGCAACCTATTTGTGGAACAAAAGTACTTTGCAAGAGAAATGCTTCACAATTACAGACCTGAGATTCATAATAAAGACCAGCATATAGAGAAGCATAGAAATATTCATCTGCTCGACCGTTGGCAAAGATTTCAACTAGCTGGAAGAAAAAAGAGGGGATAACTAGTGTCATTATAGGAACATGAATTTGATTATTTATATCGATGCACGACTATATCAAAGCTGATAAGTAATTCAGAATCTAGCTATAGTAGCCTGGATCTGTAGGTAATGCATGTTCAATCATTTCCAGAAATAAATGAAATATAGCAatggaaaacaaaacaaaattcatCTAAGCATCTACTTGATTACATGACATATAGCCAAGGACGAGGTTGATATGTTTCTTCTTCCATTTATGAGTGCAAGATAGGCATTCTTGCTTCCCTTTTATGCTTATTGATCTGACTCTTATTTTTATGGCATATTTATTCATTAATTTAATTCCTTCTTACCATCTATCACTTGAAATTCACATGAAACAAAGCCTTGTGTTTACTCTTTCCACTTTAAGATGGGACATGAAATTTGTACTTCAGAATATTCTTGGTGGCGATGAGAGCATATAGGACAGCGACCATATATTCAAGTCACATAATTCACTGAATTTAGATGTGCTTCAGCAAAGCCTACTGTCTCCATCACCCAATGAACATGATAAATCCAAAAACCTTAAAGACCATCTTGTTTCTTGTGTGGTTTCTAGCAGTGCATCATTTCTTGTcctgtttttcctttttcttgtggaAGAAAAGAGTGTTTGACATCAACAATAAAAAGCTCGTTTTAGTTATTTGtccaaaaggaaaaagaagaaagttcAAACTGGATCCAGTTCAGTCATTTTTCCAGTAGCACAAATTAAAAGTGACGGATCATAAAAGTAGATGAGACTAATCAACAACTACATTATATGAGCTAGAAAACTTCTTTTCCAGCTTTCAAAGAAGGAATATTTAAGCAATATAGCCCCATGAAATATTTAAGCAAAGCTAGACCAGACCTTCTTAGGGTCCCCACCATCTTTAAACATACTATAGGCTTCACGCATGACAGGCCGTGAATCTTGACCTACCTGCAGAAGTATTTGCACAAATCAAATCTATATCTAACTCAACAGTATTTGCTGCTTTCAAAACAAACTAAACTTAGCAACTGCAAAATTATCACACATGGTAGATTTAGAATAGATGATTTTTTGTTGCAAAAGTTGCTTGTTTACTGCTTCCCTTGCTAATAACCTTACTCAATGTACTGaagcctttttcttctttttgcttctcagtcctttaaaattcctttttttttttcttccaagcTCAAGAATTACTAAGATTCCATGAAACCCTGAACAAAGAATTCCTACAAACTTGCCTCTAAGAACCTACTCCTAGCATCCTCCACCCCGTAAAGCTGAGCTTCACAAAGAAAGCACCATATAGATTCTTCAGTGTCATTTGGATTCTTCGCAACATCCAACCTGAATTGCTCTGCGCCTTCCTCAAACCTaccaaaggaaaaagaaaaggtcAAACCTGCCAATGTGTCCACACACTTGTGAACAAAGAAGTCCTAATATTTTCGAAGACCCCAGTTACCAAATACCAACCAATATACTGGTTGCAAGCGGTTTTCCACATTAAGCATTAGTCTTTCTTAGAACTATTTCGCGTTGGGGCAAATATTTGTTTGTTGGCATGAAAAAGAGTCAATTCGGGACAAAGAGACAATACCTATTCAGGTAATAGAGAGACAATCCACGCTGCCAAAGATCTGAAGGAGAATCTTcacatcaaaaaagaaggaagACAAAGAGGAGGGAAGAATAAGAAAGATGAGAAGTCTATGAACGTACATGCCTTCTGCCGCGGGTCCAACTCAACGGCTCGATCGAACTCGGCCAAAGATCCACTGACGTCCCCCTGCCCAGCTCCAATGTGCTCCAAGAATCAGCAATAAGCCCAAAGAGGAGAGGAAGCAGGACTCacgagagggggggagggggggggggggggggggggtggagatCGACGACGACGCCGCGTACCTGCCTGAAGAGCAGCATGCCGCGGCGGACGGCGAGGGAGGCATCGCGCGCAGCGCCGCCGCCACCCGTCAAGGCGTCCCAGATGGAGGCGGAAGCCGTCGGCAGGAAGATCCGGCGGGGAAGCGGGAGGGACGGGAAGAACGCCCTATGGCGCGGGTTTTGGAAAGGTAGGGGATTGATGGCGGAAGCTTCGGTTCCATGGCGGAAGGAAGAGAGGGCAGCAACGGATAACGTAGAAGAAAGCATAGGACATCAGACTCGAACCTTTTTCCGCCTCTCAAGGCTCCTTTAAAATTCCTATTCCatttaaagataaataaaaataattgaatATGAAGGGctcaataaattaaaatttattttttttaatttttaattaaacttTCTTTGTCGAAtgtgaaaaaaaagaataatatgaAAAATGATTAATCTTTAAATAGGTAGATTTGCAACGTTAACGAAAAGGAGAGAGAGGAAGTATGAAATAATGAGGggttatatttaataaaattttattttattattttttaatgtaaCCGTATGAATGAAGTAAAGGATTTCCAATAACAATCAATAAAtgagatattataattattattatattttaagatATTTCATCATACTtattaattatcattattatattattattatgatcattTATTAATTATCATTTCCTTATTTCCTTTCCAATTCTCCTCGCTTCCCTTTGCCTTCCTTTGCTTCTAGCCATGATAAATGATTTTTTTATGCTAATAATACTCAAATACCTGTTTCTGTAATTTAACCTCATCTAAGAAGCAAGGATAGTGtccaacaatatatatatgtgtatgcgtGTGTGTGCAAACCCCTTACATTTCACCACTCAGACCCTAATCATGGAAGCTAAATCGAGGTTGCATGTCAAAACCTGTTTACATCTCTGGCAGAAACCAACCAAATATCCAGTAACTCTTTCAAGCAATAGTATACCGTTGTTTGCTGCGCAACCAAATCCCGCGCCGAATGCCTGAGATCGTATCGCGCTACCGGAAGAGCTAAACCCATGCATTGCATGGAACTCAACAAGACAGACCACAGGATGAAAAGCAACCCCATCCAAATTTGAAATGATTGACGTAGCAAATGCAAAGAAGAATTGTGCGACACCAACAAATTCACCAAGTCAATCACACTCATTAATCTTTTCACCCTAATAAACTGGACAAAAACTAAAATCTTTCTGGAAAAGATTTCGGTAAATACCAGATGACCCAACTTTTTGGTTTGATGAGTTCTGATCTAGTTCTGCTTGGCTGCATGCCATCATCCCAGTGTGATCAATCATAGCTAGCATTCAGAAACTTAAGCAACTCGTTGCGGTTGTTCTCTGCCATCTTGTCTTCCTTTGATTTGTCAAGCTTCAAGAGAATCTGAATGATAAATAGAAGCCAATCAATCGACCGAGACATTCTTAAACGACTTcagcaaaacaaaacaaaaaaaagaaggattcTCACCTTTTTACCAGAAATAGCACTGCGTCGGACACCATCCTCTTTGTCACGACCAAGGAACTGAACCAGATGGAGACAGGCAAGGGTAAGTCAAAAACTCGATGAAGCTCGAAgaattctatagtgcatctaAAAATACCTTTGATAGTTGCACAGGGCTGCTGCAACGCTCAGTTTGCTGCTTCTGTATGCAGCTCCCATAGCCAAAAAAATTCACCAAGCAAACATGACATCCAGCAAGCCAATCCAAAGACCATTACCCGTTTACAGACCCCAGCTCCCATGTCAAAGAGCCAACCAGAAATAGGCAGCAAATATATTAAGGACTTTATAAAAGTATTAAAACCTGAAAAGTTCTATTGCTGCTCAAGAACAGATGCTTCCGAGTAAAaactaagaaaataaagaaaagcaCAGGAATTATCGAGACAATGACTAGTTGAACCAACTATAATGGTGCCCTGTGCCCACCCTCATAAGCAATCTGCCCTAGTCTGACTTTAGATAAATTAGGTTCTTTCCTCGTTGTTGCACTTCATTAGACATCCACAACTAGTAATCTAGTAATCTACAAGCCTTTAACTATATAaaactttccaaaatttgaaagaaTTACATCCTTGTCAACCAAACAGAAGACATGCAAAGCAAACAGACACAGGAAAGAACATAATAGCTTACCTCCTTATGCTTCTGTTTTTGATGCTTGTGTCTATGTTTTTTACTTCGCTCTTTATCCTTGGACTAAAGAAGAAATATATAAACAGTCCAAGTTATGACACTAAATTTATTTTAGTATGCTGATAACATGGATTCAAACAGTAGGGTACAACTCACCTTCTTGGATTTCTCATGCTTGTGCTTCTTACGACGGCCCTCACTGTCGGAATAGCTTTCATCACTAAAAACAACAATGGCCATTAAGACATATTAGCTTAATGACATGCTTGAAATAAGGAAAAAAGAGAAATAATTGCAGAATGATGATGAACCGATTTAAGATTTCCAGCATTGACATTCATTGAGAAGTTTCCATATGAATGGTTCATGGTATAACCTATTTACCTCCATCACACATCTGTTGGGCACCCTAAACATCAGGTCATGGTCTCCAAGCCAAGGAGAATACAGAAGAATAAGCAACTCAGAGAGATGTTGCACAGGACTCATATGTGATTTCTTAGCCAAGGAAGATTTTGACATGTTTTAGCTTGTATCAAATATGGAATTCACAATTGTAGTTGAGACATCACACCACTGATCAAAATGCCTAAAAACGACAAACCCTAGAATTCGAACTATGCAGTTTCCAGTTTGATCAAAGAATTTTTCCAGTCTCCCTCTTAATCTCAAAGGGAGTATTCTGGATTTGATGCATCTGCACGTCTAGATCAACAAGGAAAAATGAAATCTTTACATACAGGAATTTCCAATCACCGAGAATTAATCC comes from the Musa acuminata AAA Group cultivar baxijiao chromosome BXJ2-8, Cavendish_Baxijiao_AAA, whole genome shotgun sequence genome and includes:
- the LOC135618796 gene encoding importin subunit alpha-1b-like, encoding MSLRPSERAEVRRNKYKVAVDAEEGRRRREDNMVEIRKNRREESLQKKRREGMQALSLPQTTTHTSTIEKKLESLPAMVAGVYSDDSTLQLEATTQFRKLLSIERSPPIEEVIQSGVVPRFVEFLKREDYPQLQFEAAWALTNIASGTSENTKVVIDHGAVPIFVKLLSSPSDDVREQAVWALGNVAGDSPRCRDLVLSSGALFPLLQQLNEHAKLSMLRNATWTLSNFCRGKPQPAFEQVKPALPALERLIHLNDEEVLTDACWALSYLSDGTNDKIQAVLEAGVCPRLVELLLHPSPSVLIPALRTVGNIVTGDDVQTQYVINHQALPCLLNLLTHNHKKSIKKEACWTISNITAGNKEQIQAVIAAGIIAPLVHLLQTAEFDIKKEAAWAISNATSGGTHDQIKYLVGQGCIKPLCDLLVCPDPRIVTVCLEGLENILKIGEAEKNLGATGAVNLYAQLIDEAEGLEKIENLQSHDNTEIYEKAVKILETYWLEEEDDAMPTGDAAQTGFQFGNSGQNTVPSGGFNFS
- the LOC135582152 gene encoding uncharacterized protein LOC135582152, translated to MVSSSSSSSSSDSSHSSSSSVSDSSSSSRRRDRRRRHRRSGDRGDLKVRKDHRTRGKRRRKSRHGSPSHSASSYSGDYSDESYSDSEGRRKKHKHEKSKKSKDKERSKKHRHKHQKQKHKEKQQTERCSSPVQLSKFLGRDKEDGVRRSAISGKKILLKLDKSKEDKMAENNRNELLKFLNASYD
- the LOC135618797 gene encoding uncharacterized protein LOC135618797 isoform X2 gives rise to the protein MLSSTLSVAALSSFRHGTEASAINPLPFQNPRHRAFFPSLPLPRRIFLPTASASIWDALTGGGGAARDASLAVRRGMLLFRQGDVSGSLAEFDRAVELDPRQKAYLWQRGLSLYYLNRFEEGAEQFRLDVAKNPNDTEESIWCFLCEAQLYGVEDARSRFLEASQDSRPVMREAYSMFKDGGDPKKLVEIFANGRADEYFYASLYAGLYYESQNDMDAAKLQIVAACQCPYGSRSDDYMAALAKVHCLCRDWSIS
- the LOC135618797 gene encoding uncharacterized protein LOC135618797 isoform X3; translated protein: MLSSTLSVAALSSFRHGTEASAINPLPFQNPRHRAFFPSLPLPRRIFLPTASASIWDALTGGGGAARDASLAVRRGMLLFRQGDVSGSLAEFDRAVELDPRQKAYLWQRGLSLYYLNRFEEGAEQFRLDVAKNPNDTEESIWCFLCEAQLYGVEDARSRFLEVGQDSRPVMREAYSMFKDGGDPKKLVEIFANGRADEYFYASLYAGLYYESQIG
- the LOC135618797 gene encoding uncharacterized protein LOC135618797 isoform X1 — encoded protein: MLSSTLSVAALSSFRHGTEASAINPLPFQNPRHRAFFPSLPLPRRIFLPTASASIWDALTGGGGAARDASLAVRRGMLLFRQGDVSGSLAEFDRAVELDPRQKAYLWQRGLSLYYLNRFEEGAEQFRLDVAKNPNDTEESIWCFLCEAQLYGVEDARSRFLEVGQDSRPVMREAYSMFKDGGDPKKLVEIFANGRADEYFYASLYAGLYYESQNDMDAAKLQIVAACQCPYGSRSDDYMAALAKVHCLCRDWSIS